One genomic region from Streptomyces sp. NBC_00582 encodes:
- a CDS encoding isochorismatase family protein has product MTAPLTLAPARTALVLVDLMDRIVALPLEPRKGTEVLSVAEELANAFRAAGAPVVLVRVERPGVAEQPPGSGLVHGLLAEGDVEIVKRTIGAFQGTGLDEALRARGVTTVVLGGIATNLGVESTARAAGDLGYDLVFVEDAMAALTEAEHEASVRLDFPRLGTVVPAARLRLAAD; this is encoded by the coding sequence ATGACCGCACCGCTCACGCTCGCCCCCGCACGCACCGCCCTGGTCCTCGTCGACCTGATGGACCGGATCGTCGCCCTGCCCCTGGAACCCCGCAAGGGCACCGAAGTCCTGTCCGTCGCCGAGGAGTTGGCGAACGCCTTCCGCGCGGCCGGCGCCCCCGTCGTCCTCGTCCGCGTCGAACGCCCCGGCGTCGCCGAGCAGCCGCCCGGCAGCGGACTCGTCCACGGGCTGCTCGCGGAGGGCGACGTGGAGATCGTCAAGCGCACGATCGGCGCCTTCCAGGGCACCGGCCTGGACGAGGCGCTGCGTGCCCGCGGCGTGACCACGGTCGTGCTCGGCGGCATCGCCACCAACCTCGGCGTCGAGTCCACCGCCCGCGCCGCCGGCGATCTCGGCTACGACCTCGTCTTCGTCGAGGACGCCATGGCCGCGCTCACCGAGGCGGAGCACGAGGCGTCGGTGAGGCTGGACTTCCCGCGCCTCGGCACGGTCGTACCGGCGGCGCGGCTGCGCCTGGCGGCGGACTGA
- a CDS encoding MFS transporter: protein MRGWGPLTAVCLGTFMLLLDVTIVVVALPDMARALGASLSDLQWVVDGYALALAALLLGAGAAADVLGRRRVHVLGVVLFAAASLLCGLASGPGTLVAARAVQGVGAAAMFATTLPLLGSVYEGRRRSAALGVWGAVSGGAAAVGPVLGGLLAEGPGWRWIFFVNLPVSVASVWLTLRVVPESTGPRGKRVDWAGTAAFAAFAGGTTYAVVRAGEDGWTATATAASFGAAGLALVCFVLVERRAAHPLLDPALLRRPAFVGVLVGALAFNGVAFGVTPYLSIWMQTLLGMSPVRGGLTLLPMTVAATVTAIVVGRRLHGVPARLTIGGGLLLIGAGCLAQAVLGAGSDWSALVPGFVLVGVGTGCVSPTVAGAALAAVEPARHGMAGGAVNTVRQLGYALGVAVFGTVLTSRMADDLPAGTAHTAAGGGAAALEGVVPEHALRAAFAAGLDAALVAAGCTGLAAGLLVLLLVRAPRPAAVTESAGAALTGEGAGRRP from the coding sequence ATGCGCGGTTGGGGGCCGCTGACAGCGGTGTGTCTGGGCACGTTCATGTTGTTGCTGGACGTGACGATCGTGGTGGTGGCGCTGCCGGACATGGCGCGGGCGCTGGGCGCCTCGCTCAGTGATCTGCAGTGGGTGGTGGACGGGTACGCGCTGGCGCTCGCGGCGTTGCTGCTGGGGGCGGGGGCCGCGGCCGACGTCCTCGGGCGGCGGCGGGTGCATGTGCTGGGGGTGGTGCTGTTCGCGGCGGCGTCGCTGCTGTGCGGGCTGGCGTCGGGGCCGGGGACGCTGGTGGCGGCGCGGGCCGTGCAGGGGGTGGGGGCGGCGGCGATGTTCGCGACGACGTTGCCGCTGCTGGGGTCGGTGTACGAGGGGCGGCGGCGGTCGGCGGCGCTCGGGGTGTGGGGTGCGGTGAGCGGCGGGGCCGCCGCGGTCGGACCGGTCCTGGGCGGGCTGCTGGCCGAGGGGCCGGGCTGGCGGTGGATCTTCTTCGTGAACCTGCCGGTGAGCGTGGCCTCGGTGTGGCTCACGCTGAGGGTGGTGCCGGAGTCCACGGGTCCGCGCGGGAAGAGGGTCGACTGGGCGGGGACGGCGGCGTTCGCGGCGTTCGCGGGCGGGACGACGTACGCCGTCGTACGGGCCGGGGAGGACGGCTGGACGGCGACGGCGACGGCGGCCTCCTTCGGGGCGGCCGGGCTGGCGCTGGTCTGTTTCGTGCTGGTGGAGCGGCGGGCGGCGCATCCGCTGCTGGATCCGGCGCTGCTGCGCAGGCCGGCGTTCGTGGGGGTGCTGGTGGGGGCGCTGGCGTTCAACGGGGTGGCGTTCGGGGTGACGCCGTATCTGTCGATCTGGATGCAGACGCTGCTCGGGATGAGTCCGGTGCGCGGCGGGCTGACGCTGCTGCCGATGACGGTGGCGGCGACGGTCACGGCGATCGTGGTGGGCAGGAGGCTGCACGGCGTGCCCGCGCGGCTGACGATCGGCGGCGGGCTGCTGCTGATCGGTGCGGGGTGTCTGGCCCAGGCGGTGCTGGGGGCGGGGTCCGACTGGTCGGCGCTGGTGCCGGGGTTCGTGCTGGTGGGGGTGGGGACGGGGTGCGTCTCGCCGACGGTGGCGGGGGCGGCGCTGGCCGCGGTGGAGCCGGCGCGGCACGGGATGGCGGGCGGCGCGGTGAACACCGTACGGCAGCTCGGGTACGCGCTCGGGGTCGCGGTGTTCGGCACCGTACTGACGTCGCGGATGGCGGACGATCTGCCGGCCGGGACGGCGCACACGGCGGCGGGCGGCGGTGCGGCGGCGCTGGAGGGGGTGGTGCCGGAGCACGCGCTGCGGGCCGCGTTCGCCGCGGGGCTCGACGCGGCGCTGGTGGCGGCCGGGTGCACGGGGCTGGCCGCGGGGCTCCTGGTCCTGCTGCTGGTGCGGGCGCCGCGCCCGGCCGCTGTGACGGAATCCGCCGGCGCGGCGCTGACCGGGGAGGGGGCGGGACGCCGTCCGTGA
- the fdhD gene encoding formate dehydrogenase accessory sulfurtransferase FdhD — protein sequence MGRVTERRKVLRIRDGAVSTRPDTLVAEEPMEIRLNGKPLAITMRTPGDDFALAAGFLVSEGVLATASDLQNIVYCAGATADGSNTYNVVDVRTSPGVTVPDITLERNVYTTSSCGLCGKASLDAVRTTAHWPLADTPPVRVDADLLAVLPDRLRAAQRVFDRTGGLHAAALFTEAGELVDVREDVGRHNAVDKLVGRALQSGDLPLSRSILLVSGRASFELAQKAVMAGIPVLAAVSAPSSLAVDLAAETGLTLVGFLRGSSMNVYAGEDRIALRTAATRG from the coding sequence ATGGGACGAGTCACCGAACGACGCAAGGTGCTCCGCATACGCGACGGGGCGGTCTCCACCCGGCCGGACACCCTCGTCGCCGAGGAGCCGATGGAGATCCGGCTCAACGGCAAGCCGCTCGCCATCACGATGCGCACGCCGGGCGACGACTTCGCGCTGGCCGCCGGTTTCCTGGTCAGTGAAGGTGTACTGGCGACTGCATCCGATCTGCAGAACATCGTCTACTGTGCCGGGGCGACCGCCGACGGCTCCAACACCTACAACGTCGTGGACGTGCGGACGTCCCCCGGCGTCACGGTCCCCGACATCACCCTCGAGCGGAACGTGTACACCACGTCGTCCTGCGGGCTGTGCGGCAAGGCCAGTCTGGACGCGGTGCGAACGACGGCCCACTGGCCCCTCGCCGACACACCCCCGGTCCGCGTGGACGCCGACCTGCTCGCCGTCCTGCCCGACCGGCTGCGGGCGGCCCAGCGGGTCTTCGACCGGACCGGCGGTCTGCACGCGGCGGCCCTGTTCACCGAGGCCGGCGAGCTGGTGGACGTACGCGAGGACGTGGGCCGGCACAACGCGGTCGACAAACTGGTCGGCCGCGCCCTGCAGAGCGGTGACCTGCCCCTGTCCCGCTCGATCCTGCTGGTGTCGGGGCGGGCCTCCTTCGAGCTGGCGCAGAAGGCCGTGATGGCGGGCATCCCGGTGCTCGCGGCGGTCTCGGCGCCGTCCTCGCTGGCCGTGGACCTGGCCGCGGAGACGGGACTGACGCTGGTGGGCTTCCTGCGGGGCAGTTCCATGAACGTGTACGCGGGTGAGGACCGCATCGCCCTGCGGACCGCGGCCACCCGGGGGTGA
- a CDS encoding beta-ketoacyl-ACP synthase III, whose protein sequence is MNGSRIAAVGHYQPAKVLTNEELAGLVDTSDEWIRSRVGIHTRHIAGPDEPVDELAGHAAAKALAAAGLAPADIDLVLVATSTAVDRSPNMAARVAARLGIPRPAAMDVNVVCAGFTHALATADHTVRAGAATRALVIGADKMSEVTDWSDRTTCVLVGDGAGAAVVEACPDGTEPGIAPVLWGSVPEMGHAVRIEGQPARFAQEGQSVYRWATTQLPPLARQACERAGLRPEDLAAVVLHQANLRIIEPLAQKIGAVNAVVARDVTASGNTSAASIPLAFSKLVEQGAISTGDPVLLFGFGGNLSYAGQVVRCP, encoded by the coding sequence ATGAACGGCTCACGCATCGCCGCCGTCGGCCACTACCAGCCCGCCAAGGTGCTCACCAACGAGGAGCTGGCGGGCCTGGTCGACACCAGTGACGAGTGGATCAGGAGCCGGGTGGGCATCCACACCCGACACATCGCCGGCCCCGACGAGCCCGTCGACGAGCTGGCCGGGCACGCCGCCGCCAAGGCGCTCGCGGCCGCCGGGCTCGCCCCCGCCGACATCGACCTGGTGCTGGTCGCCACCTCGACCGCCGTCGACCGCTCGCCCAACATGGCCGCCCGCGTCGCCGCCCGCCTCGGCATCCCGCGCCCCGCCGCCATGGACGTCAACGTCGTGTGCGCCGGTTTCACCCACGCCCTGGCCACCGCCGACCACACCGTCCGCGCGGGCGCCGCCACCCGCGCCCTGGTCATCGGCGCCGACAAGATGTCCGAGGTGACGGACTGGTCCGACCGTACGACGTGCGTCCTCGTCGGCGACGGGGCGGGCGCCGCTGTCGTCGAGGCCTGTCCCGACGGCACCGAGCCCGGGATCGCGCCCGTGCTGTGGGGGTCGGTGCCCGAGATGGGTCACGCGGTACGCATCGAGGGACAGCCGGCGCGGTTCGCCCAGGAGGGCCAGAGCGTCTACCGGTGGGCCACCACCCAGCTTCCGCCGCTCGCCCGCCAGGCCTGCGAGCGGGCAGGACTGCGCCCCGAGGACCTCGCCGCCGTCGTGCTGCACCAGGCGAACCTGCGGATCATCGAGCCGCTCGCCCAGAAGATCGGCGCCGTCAACGCGGTGGTCGCCCGCGATGTCACCGCTTCGGGGAACACCTCCGCCGCCAGCATCCCGCTCGCCTTCTCCAAGCTGGTCGAGCAGGGCGCCATCTCCACGGGGGATCCGGTGCTGCTGTTCGGCTTCGGCGGCAACCTCTCGTACGCGGGACAGGTCGTACGCTGCCCGTGA
- a CDS encoding MFS transporter small subunit: MSQPDSSPSPPEPDRRPLIAFAWLWVGAPLAYGLYELVQKATKLFTG; this comes from the coding sequence ATGTCGCAGCCCGACAGCAGTCCTAGTCCGCCCGAGCCGGACCGCAGGCCGCTCATCGCGTTCGCCTGGCTGTGGGTGGGTGCCCCGCTCGCCTACGGACTGTACGAGCTCGTGCAGAAGGCGACGAAGCTCTTCACCGGCTAG
- a CDS encoding GntR family transcriptional regulator produces MLSTGLPQGAVPKLERPGPLRDRVYEALLELITTRALQPGQHLVESELANHLGVSRQPVREALQRLNTEGWVDLRPAQGAFVHEPTEEEADQLLTVRTLLEAEAARLAAARVDAAGIDALLEIQAEGQRAVAGDDVDAAVALNARFHAKIMELAGNAVLAELAAQVDRRVRWYYTPVARQRGHQSWIEHRDLIHAISDHDEQTATRLMREHTEHTRRSYHARATS; encoded by the coding sequence ATGTTGTCGACAGGACTGCCGCAGGGTGCGGTACCCAAGCTCGAACGGCCAGGCCCGCTGCGCGACCGTGTCTACGAGGCGCTGCTCGAGCTCATCACCACCCGTGCCCTCCAGCCGGGTCAGCACCTCGTCGAGAGCGAGCTGGCGAACCATCTCGGAGTCTCCCGCCAGCCGGTGCGCGAGGCGCTGCAGCGGCTCAACACCGAGGGCTGGGTGGACCTCAGGCCCGCGCAGGGCGCGTTCGTGCACGAGCCGACCGAGGAGGAGGCGGACCAACTCCTCACCGTCCGCACCCTGTTGGAGGCGGAGGCGGCCCGTCTCGCGGCCGCGCGCGTGGACGCGGCCGGTATCGACGCCCTGCTCGAGATCCAGGCCGAGGGACAGAGGGCCGTCGCCGGCGACGACGTGGACGCCGCCGTCGCCCTCAACGCCCGCTTCCACGCCAAGATCATGGAGTTGGCGGGGAACGCGGTCCTGGCCGAGCTGGCGGCGCAGGTCGACCGGCGGGTGCGCTGGTACTACACGCCGGTGGCCCGGCAGCGCGGCCACCAGTCCTGGATCGAGCACCGCGACCTGATCCACGCGATCTCCGACCACGACGAACAGACGGCCACCCGGCTCATGCGCGAGCACACGGAGCACACCCGGCGCTCGTACCACGCCCGCGCCACGTCCTGA
- a CDS encoding OFA family MFS transporter, whose translation MSPPVAPPGWSRWLVPPAALSVHLSIGQAYAWSVFKPPLESALGLSGTQSALPFQLAIVMLGLSAAFGGTLVERKGPRWAMTVALVCFSSGFLIAALGAATEQYWLIVLGYGFVGGIGLGIGYISPVSTLIKWFPDRPGMATGIAIMGFGGGALIASPWSAQMLESFGADHSGIALAFLVHGISYAVFMTLGVLLVRVPRTARTAADEPSTGPSGITGVQVSARSAVRTPQFWCLWIVLCMNVTAGIGILEKAAPMITDFFADSSTTVSATAAAGFVALLSAANMAGRIGWSSTSDLIGRKNIYRLYLGVGALMYALIALFGDSSKPLFILCALVILSFYGGGFATVPAYLKDLFGTYQVGAIHGRLLTAWSTAGVLGPLIVNWIADRQEEAGKHGADLYSLSLFIMIGLLAVGFVANELVRPVAARHHVPAPTKEAADVAARQQS comes from the coding sequence ATGAGTCCCCCTGTCGCACCGCCCGGCTGGAGCCGCTGGCTCGTGCCCCCGGCCGCCCTCTCGGTCCACCTCTCCATCGGCCAGGCCTACGCCTGGTCCGTGTTCAAGCCGCCGCTGGAATCCGCGCTCGGCCTCAGCGGCACCCAGAGCGCGCTGCCCTTCCAGCTCGCCATCGTCATGCTCGGCCTGTCCGCCGCGTTCGGCGGCACGCTCGTCGAGCGCAAGGGGCCGCGCTGGGCGATGACGGTCGCCCTCGTCTGCTTCTCCTCCGGCTTCCTGATCGCCGCCCTGGGGGCCGCCACCGAGCAGTACTGGCTGATCGTCCTCGGCTACGGCTTCGTCGGCGGCATCGGCCTGGGCATCGGCTACATCTCGCCCGTGTCCACCCTGATCAAGTGGTTCCCCGACCGGCCCGGCATGGCCACCGGCATCGCCATCATGGGCTTCGGCGGCGGCGCGCTCATCGCCTCGCCCTGGTCGGCCCAGATGCTGGAGTCCTTCGGCGCCGACCACTCCGGGATCGCGCTCGCGTTCCTCGTCCACGGAATATCGTATGCAGTCTTTATGACCCTAGGCGTGCTGCTGGTCCGGGTGCCGCGCACCGCCCGGACGGCCGCCGACGAGCCGAGCACGGGACCGAGCGGCATCACCGGCGTACAGGTCTCGGCCCGCTCGGCGGTGCGCACCCCCCAGTTCTGGTGCCTGTGGATCGTCCTGTGCATGAACGTGACCGCCGGCATCGGCATCCTGGAGAAGGCCGCCCCGATGATCACGGACTTCTTCGCCGACAGCTCGACAACGGTGTCGGCGACCGCGGCGGCCGGCTTCGTCGCCCTGCTGTCGGCGGCCAACATGGCGGGCCGCATCGGCTGGTCGTCCACCTCCGACCTGATCGGCCGCAAGAACATCTACCGCCTCTATCTGGGCGTCGGCGCGCTGATGTACGCGCTCATCGCCCTGTTCGGGGACTCCTCCAAACCGCTGTTCATCCTGTGCGCCCTGGTGATCCTCTCCTTCTACGGCGGCGGCTTCGCGACCGTCCCCGCCTACCTGAAGGACCTCTTCGGGACGTACCAGGTCGGCGCGATCCACGGCCGGCTGCTCACCGCCTGGTCCACGGCCGGCGTCCTCGGACCGCTGATCGTCAACTGGATCGCCGACCGCCAGGAGGAGGCCGGCAAGCACGGCGCGGACCTCTACTCCCTGTCCCTGTTCATCATGATCGGGCTGCTCGCCGTCGGCTTCGTCGCCAACGAGCTCGTCCGCCCCGTCGCCGCCCGCCACCACGTGCCCGCCCCGACGAAGGAGGCCGCCGATGTCGCAGCCCGACAGCAGTCCTAG
- a CDS encoding Lrp/AsnC family transcriptional regulator gives MQRDSDRFDRLDLQVLSALEVDARAPFSRIGAVLGVSDQTVARRFRRLSAEAGLRVVAVRDAERLGQDQWMLRLRCAPDSATVIADALAKRRDTAWIGLAAGGTEIVCMTRPRHPGDHDDLLLGKLPRTPSVVEIRAQQLLHRFYGGPHGWLRKFGALDADQIAALTPRFDTPAGPARILPEDEPLLAVLERDGRAGHPELQRATGRSESSVKRRLAALLASGAVYIDVEYHSEAFGHGLAAALWITTTPSALHAVGQALATHNEIAFASATAGPSHIVVTAVVRDTAGLYGYLSGPLGRLEGVQHVETTPFLRRVKQLTYQEVGR, from the coding sequence ATGCAGAGGGATTCCGACAGGTTCGACCGACTGGACCTCCAGGTGCTGTCGGCACTGGAGGTCGACGCCCGAGCGCCCTTCAGCCGCATCGGCGCGGTCCTCGGCGTCTCCGACCAGACTGTCGCCCGCCGCTTCCGCCGCCTCAGCGCCGAGGCGGGCCTCAGGGTCGTCGCCGTCCGCGACGCCGAACGCCTGGGCCAGGATCAGTGGATGCTCCGCCTGCGCTGCGCACCCGACAGCGCCACCGTCATCGCCGACGCCCTCGCCAAACGCCGCGACACCGCCTGGATCGGCCTCGCAGCCGGCGGTACCGAGATCGTCTGCATGACCCGCCCCCGCCACCCCGGCGACCACGACGACCTGCTCCTCGGCAAACTCCCGCGCACCCCCAGCGTCGTCGAGATCCGCGCCCAGCAACTCCTCCACCGCTTCTACGGAGGCCCGCACGGCTGGCTCCGCAAGTTCGGCGCCCTCGACGCCGACCAGATCGCCGCCCTGACCCCTCGCTTCGACACGCCGGCCGGCCCCGCCCGCATCCTGCCCGAGGACGAGCCGCTGCTCGCCGTCCTGGAACGCGACGGGCGGGCCGGGCACCCCGAACTCCAGCGCGCCACCGGCCGCTCCGAGTCCTCCGTCAAGCGCCGCCTCGCCGCCCTGCTCGCCTCCGGCGCCGTCTACATCGACGTCGAATACCACTCCGAGGCCTTCGGGCACGGCCTCGCCGCCGCCCTGTGGATCACCACGACACCCTCCGCGCTGCACGCGGTCGGCCAGGCCCTCGCCACCCACAACGAGATCGCCTTCGCCTCCGCCACCGCCGGGCCCTCCCACATCGTCGTCACCGCGGTCGTCAGGGACACGGCGGGGCTGTACGGCTACCTGAGCGGGCCGCTGGGGCGGCTGGAGGGGGTGCAGCACGTGGAGACGACGCCGTTTCTGCGGCGGGTGAAGCAGTTGACTTATCAGGAGGTGGGGCGGTGA
- a CDS encoding LysR substrate-binding domain-containing protein, with protein MYDPSHLRTFLTVAQTLSFTQAARRLGLRQSTVSQHVRRLEDATGRALFTRDTHSVELTEDGEAMLGFARRILDVHDQASAFFTGTRLRGRLRFGASEDFVLTRLPEILEGFRYDHPEVDLELTVELSGTLHEHLAAGKLDLVLAKRRPEDPRGELVWHDDLVWIGAERLRLDAERPVPLIVFPPPGITRALAFEALERQGRAWRIVCTSGSLNGLIAAARAGLGVMAHSRGLIPPGLVRVPERAGLPELGRVDFVLVHGRRHASAQGAADALAAAILAGGDRLQRRPAPGSGRRGGSREGGEGN; from the coding sequence GTGTACGATCCCTCGCATCTGCGGACCTTCCTCACGGTCGCCCAGACACTGAGTTTCACGCAGGCGGCACGTCGGCTCGGACTGCGCCAGTCCACCGTCAGCCAGCACGTACGGCGCCTGGAGGACGCGACCGGGCGAGCCCTGTTCACCCGGGACACGCACTCCGTGGAGCTCACCGAGGACGGCGAGGCGATGCTCGGGTTCGCTCGCCGGATTCTGGACGTCCACGACCAGGCAAGCGCTTTCTTCACGGGGACGCGGCTACGGGGCCGTTTGCGCTTCGGCGCCTCCGAGGACTTCGTCCTGACCCGCCTGCCGGAGATCCTGGAGGGCTTCCGGTACGACCACCCCGAGGTCGACCTCGAACTCACCGTGGAACTGTCCGGCACCCTGCACGAACACCTGGCCGCCGGAAAACTCGACCTGGTACTCGCCAAACGGCGCCCCGAGGACCCGCGCGGCGAACTTGTCTGGCACGACGACCTGGTCTGGATCGGCGCCGAACGGCTCCGCCTGGACGCCGAACGCCCCGTGCCGCTCATCGTCTTCCCCCCGCCGGGCATCACCCGCGCCCTGGCCTTCGAGGCGCTGGAGCGTCAGGGACGGGCCTGGCGGATCGTGTGCACGAGCGGCAGCCTCAACGGGCTCATCGCCGCCGCCCGCGCGGGCCTCGGCGTGATGGCGCACTCACGCGGCCTCATCCCGCCGGGGCTGGTACGGGTCCCGGAGCGGGCCGGGCTGCCCGAACTGGGCCGGGTCGACTTCGTCCTGGTGCACGGCCGGCGCCACGCCTCGGCCCAGGGAGCGGCGGACGCGCTCGCGGCGGCGATCCTGGCGGGCGGGGACCGTCTGCAACGGCGACCGGCGCCGGGCAGTGGACGGCGGGGCGGGTCGCGGGAGGGCGGGGAGGGGAACTGA
- a CDS encoding ATP-binding protein: MTDYIQNPVLWALLVAVLVAVAVIVRQRRAARTLRQEFADVRARHAELENGYAKSVEAAQERAEEATKTVLKSAMRTLQGLAAEQQLIVSRLQNKYGESVILQDLLEIDHTNSQFGRRAQSIAVLCDGWLGRQRDVASVYDVVRSAQGRVRHYRRVEILSQVDFGITSRAVEPVALALAELLDNATSYSSPDTVVEINIRTVPKGICIVVDDAGVGMNDEERARAEKLLTSERVSGVSALGNPPQFGFAVIGVLSERFGFEVSVDSSSPYGGVRAVLLLPHDLLTSAPEQKEPAPVAPTVTATPATGPEAPVAIGTTSDGLPKRRRKRPMAIVPGSASNGSGPTRSGAETAAIMGAFQRGTRSGRATQTDPAEQSSSTRGASSEGHEFS; the protein is encoded by the coding sequence ATGACTGATTACATACAGAACCCGGTACTCTGGGCTCTCCTCGTCGCCGTACTCGTCGCAGTCGCCGTCATAGTTCGCCAGCGCAGGGCGGCGCGGACGTTAAGGCAGGAGTTCGCAGATGTCCGGGCTCGCCACGCCGAGCTCGAGAACGGGTACGCGAAATCCGTCGAGGCAGCTCAGGAAAGAGCCGAAGAGGCTACGAAAACCGTCCTGAAGTCCGCCATGCGGACCCTCCAGGGCCTCGCCGCGGAACAGCAGTTGATTGTCTCCCGGCTGCAGAACAAATACGGTGAGTCGGTCATCCTCCAGGACCTGCTGGAGATCGACCACACGAACTCCCAGTTCGGCCGACGCGCCCAGTCCATCGCCGTCCTGTGCGACGGCTGGCTCGGACGTCAGCGCGATGTCGCGTCCGTTTACGACGTCGTCCGCAGCGCCCAGGGCAGGGTCCGCCATTACCGGCGGGTGGAAATTCTCTCGCAGGTCGACTTCGGCATCACCAGCCGCGCCGTCGAACCGGTCGCCCTGGCCCTCGCCGAACTCCTCGACAACGCCACCAGCTATTCCAGCCCGGACACCGTCGTCGAAATCAACATCCGCACCGTGCCCAAGGGCATTTGCATCGTCGTCGACGACGCCGGTGTCGGAATGAACGACGAGGAACGGGCACGCGCCGAGAAACTCCTCACCAGCGAGCGCGTCTCCGGCGTCTCCGCCCTCGGCAACCCGCCGCAGTTCGGCTTCGCCGTGATCGGCGTGCTCAGCGAGCGCTTCGGGTTCGAGGTGTCCGTGGACTCCTCCTCCCCGTACGGCGGTGTCCGCGCGGTCCTTCTCCTGCCGCACGACCTGCTCACCTCGGCACCCGAGCAGAAGGAGCCGGCCCCGGTCGCGCCCACCGTGACGGCCACCCCGGCCACCGGCCCCGAGGCCCCGGTGGCCATCGGCACCACCTCCGACGGACTGCCCAAGCGCCGCCGCAAGCGGCCGATGGCCATCGTGCCCGGCAGCGCGTCGAACGGCTCCGGCCCCACCCGCTCCGGCGCGGAGACGGCGGCGATCATGGGCGCCTTCCAGCGCGGCACCCGGTCCGGCCGGGCCACGCAGACGGACCCCGCGGAACAGTCGAGCAGCACCCGTGGTGCAAGCAGCGAAGGGCATGAGTTCTCGTGA
- a CDS encoding bile acid:sodium symporter family protein produces MKRLQWPSRMPVDPYILLLLGTVGLAALFPARGDAADVASGASTAAIAFLFFLYGARLSTREALDGLKHWRLHTTVLVCTFVVFPLLGLAARGLVPVFLTEPLYQGLLFLTLVPSTIQSSIAFTSIARGNVPAAICAGSFSSLVGIVVTPLLAAALLGRSGGGFSADSLVQIVLQLLVPFVAGQVLRRWIGAFVVRHKKVLGLVDRGSILLVVYTAFSEGMVQGIWHQVGPLRLGGLLVVEAVLLAVMLALTWYGGKALRFGREDRIALQFAGSKKSLASGLPMASVLFGAHASLAVLPLMLFHQMQLMVCAVIAKRRARDPLDDSREAVARRASAAV; encoded by the coding sequence GTGAAACGCCTGCAGTGGCCGAGTCGGATGCCGGTCGACCCCTACATCCTGCTGTTGCTCGGGACGGTCGGGCTCGCGGCACTGTTCCCGGCCCGCGGTGACGCCGCGGACGTGGCCTCGGGGGCCTCCACGGCGGCGATCGCCTTCCTCTTCTTCCTGTACGGCGCCCGCCTGTCCACCCGCGAGGCGCTCGACGGCCTGAAGCACTGGCGGCTGCACACCACCGTCCTCGTCTGCACCTTCGTCGTCTTCCCGCTGCTGGGCCTCGCCGCCCGCGGGCTCGTGCCGGTGTTCCTCACCGAGCCCCTGTACCAGGGGCTGCTCTTCCTCACGCTCGTCCCGTCGACCATCCAGTCGTCGATCGCCTTCACCTCGATCGCCCGCGGGAACGTTCCTGCCGCGATCTGCGCCGGCTCCTTCTCCTCCCTCGTCGGCATCGTCGTCACCCCGCTGCTCGCGGCCGCGCTGCTCGGCCGCAGCGGAGGCGGCTTCTCGGCCGACTCGCTCGTACAGATCGTGCTGCAACTGCTGGTGCCCTTCGTCGCCGGGCAGGTGCTGCGCCGCTGGATCGGCGCCTTCGTCGTCCGGCACAAGAAGGTGCTCGGGCTGGTCGACCGCGGCTCGATCCTCCTGGTCGTCTACACCGCGTTCAGCGAGGGCATGGTTCAGGGCATCTGGCACCAGGTCGGCCCCCTGCGGCTCGGCGGGCTGCTCGTCGTGGAGGCCGTGCTGCTCGCGGTGATGCTCGCCCTGACCTGGTACGGCGGCAAGGCGCTGCGCTTCGGCCGGGAGGACCGGATCGCCCTTCAGTTCGCGGGCTCGAAGAAGTCCCTCGCGTCCGGACTGCCCATGGCGAGCGTCCTGTTCGGCGCGCACGCCTCCCTCGCCGTGCTGCCGCTGATGCTGTTCCACCAGATGCAGTTGATGGTGTGCGCGGTGATCGCCAAGCGGCGGGCACGTGATCCCCTGGACGACTCACGGGAGGCCGTCGCGCGGCGGGCGTCGGCGGCGGTGTGA